In one window of Massilibacterium senegalense DNA:
- the paaC gene encoding 1,2-phenylacetyl-CoA epoxidase subunit PaaC, translating to MSNEFLLKELLFQLADDDFMIAFRGSEWLGLTPHIEEDVAFSSINQNTMGHASMYYQHVSELGGGTPDALAHSRTEKDRRNAILVELANGPGHYLKNPQYDWAFAVVRHYLYEMHKQVRLESITTSSYQPLQTLSQKILSEQFYHVKHWETWFTQLMLSTEDARERMIQALDLVWPEYDGLMTLGKYGRDMEKERLIDSHETLRTETLRRLSDVFQKVHYTREDSPGSISGNGRNGEHTEQLSEALATLSEVYNTNPVAQW from the coding sequence TTGAGCAATGAGTTTTTACTAAAGGAGTTGTTGTTTCAATTAGCGGATGACGATTTTATGATTGCTTTTCGTGGTTCTGAATGGCTTGGCCTTACCCCACATATTGAAGAAGATGTTGCCTTTTCCTCTATTAATCAAAATACAATGGGTCATGCCTCGATGTACTACCAACATGTCAGTGAATTAGGGGGTGGAACACCAGATGCCCTCGCACACAGCCGCACAGAAAAAGACAGACGGAATGCTATTTTAGTGGAACTTGCCAATGGTCCAGGTCATTATCTTAAAAATCCTCAATATGATTGGGCATTTGCTGTTGTTCGTCATTATCTTTATGAGATGCATAAACAAGTTCGTCTAGAAAGTATAACAACTTCTTCCTACCAACCGTTACAAACATTATCCCAAAAAATATTATCGGAACAATTTTATCACGTGAAGCATTGGGAAACATGGTTTACCCAATTGATGCTTAGTACAGAAGATGCAAGAGAGCGAATGATTCAAGCGCTTGATCTCGTTTGGCCTGAGTATGATGGACTCATGACGTTAGGAAAATATGGGAGAGACATGGAAAAAGAGCGCCTGATCGACTCGCATGAAACGTTACGAACCGAAACGTTACGTCGATTATCCGATGTTTTTCAAAAGGTTCATTATACAAGAGAAGATTCACCTGGTTCCATATCTGGTAATGGGCGAAACGGGGAACATACCGAACAATTATCGGAAGCATTAGCCACATTATCAGAAGTGTACAACACAAACCCTGTCGCACAATGGTAA
- the paaB gene encoding 1,2-phenylacetyl-CoA epoxidase subunit PaaB, protein METSEKGFYRVFEVFSRKTDVAPMYYQFSLLAPNEEMALIMAQENFMRREQVVDIWIVPRDCIRHLTEEERKMVSRLDNKEYRTAKGYGYLRKKWRAYNQKMFDDQEILSWAKGVKKLEQ, encoded by the coding sequence GTGGAAACGAGCGAAAAAGGTTTTTATCGGGTATTTGAAGTGTTCAGTCGAAAAACAGATGTCGCACCAATGTATTATCAATTTAGTTTGTTAGCACCGAATGAAGAAATGGCCTTAATAATGGCGCAAGAAAATTTTATGCGTAGAGAACAAGTAGTGGACATTTGGATTGTCCCGAGAGATTGTATTCGTCATTTAACAGAAGAAGAAAGAAAAATGGTATCGCGTCTTGATAATAAAGAATACCGAACTGCGAAAGGGTATGGATATTTGCGAAAAAAATGGCGTGCATACAATCAAAAAATGTTTGATGACCAAGAAATTTTATCCTGGGCAAAAGGGGTGAAAAAACTTGAGCAATGA
- the paaA gene encoding 1,2-phenylacetyl-CoA epoxidase subunit PaaA — translation MLGRQDVTEREKMDQFKRRIEQGEKIEATDWMPEEYRVALIKLISMHGISEIMGALPEKEWVPKAPSLRRKLAIMAKVQDEMGHGQLLLRVAEDLMAPLGRTREHVMQDLFKGDLKFHNVFHMKTHSWGDAGLIGWLVDGAAIITQTNMLDASYGPYQRALQRICAEEVFHAQHGEAVIMALAEGTPAQKELIQDALNRWWEALLMFFGPESKETTGSSKQDITIQYRIRKNTNEELRQAFLTKYVPRIYSIGLTIPDSTLHYDETLGRWVYKQPDWNRFKEIISNNGPKSKERLTLRQDSYERNRWVREALASRPTVAI, via the coding sequence ATGTTAGGTCGTCAAGACGTAACAGAACGAGAGAAAATGGACCAGTTTAAAAGAAGAATCGAACAGGGAGAAAAAATTGAAGCAACCGATTGGATGCCCGAAGAATATCGAGTGGCATTAATAAAATTGATTTCTATGCATGGAATCAGTGAAATAATGGGTGCTTTACCTGAAAAAGAATGGGTACCAAAAGCTCCGTCGTTACGAAGAAAGTTAGCTATTATGGCCAAAGTCCAAGATGAAATGGGACACGGACAATTGTTGTTACGTGTAGCAGAAGATTTAATGGCCCCGTTAGGAAGAACGCGGGAGCATGTGATGCAAGATTTATTTAAGGGAGATTTAAAGTTTCATAATGTGTTTCATATGAAAACGCATTCATGGGGAGATGCAGGACTGATTGGTTGGTTAGTAGACGGTGCTGCTATTATTACCCAAACGAATATGTTAGATGCTTCTTACGGTCCGTATCAACGAGCATTGCAACGAATTTGTGCAGAAGAAGTTTTTCATGCTCAGCACGGAGAAGCCGTTATTATGGCACTAGCAGAAGGAACACCAGCACAAAAAGAATTAATACAAGATGCGTTAAATCGTTGGTGGGAAGCATTGTTAATGTTTTTTGGCCCTGAATCAAAAGAAACGACGGGTTCTTCCAAACAAGATATTACGATTCAATATCGTATCCGCAAAAATACAAACGAAGAGTTACGCCAAGCATTTTTAACGAAATACGTTCCGCGCATTTATTCCATTGGATTAACCATTCCAGATTCCACATTACATTACGATGAAACACTCGGACGATGGGTGTACAAACAACCAGATTGGAACCGTTTTAAAGAAATTATTTCGAATAACGGTCCAAAATCAAAAGAGCGTTTAACATTACGCCAAGATTCATATGAACGCAATCGGTGGGTGCGAGAAGCGTTAGCTAGTCGTCCGACTGTGGCAATTTAA
- the paaK gene encoding phenylacetate--CoA ligase PaaK yields the protein MMSVEAKQFIQLKRLQETVERVYEKVPFYRKRFQEHHVTPNGIRSLDDIQRLPFTEKSDLRDNYPFHLFAVPREEVVRIHGSSGTSGKPTVVGYTKKDIENWSTIVARAITIAGGRKGDIFHNAYGYGLFTGGLGLHFGAEQLGVAVVPISGGNTDRQITVIEDFKPRGICGTPSYILNIAEHMREAGIDPKKTSLEYGIFGAEPWSEEMRKTLEETFQIKALDIYGLSEVMGPGISIECHEAQDGLHVADDHFFIEVINPKTLEPVAEGEDGELVFTSLTKEALPIIRYRTGDIASITTERCICGRTSTRMSRVKGRIDDMLIIRGVNVFPTEIERCLLQIDELVPHYQIHLSKKGVLDHLELHVEMNQDIYRNLSNDLNHPTVQGLRKKIQHELKNTCLVSMNVVVQKPKAIPRSEGKAIRLIDHRM from the coding sequence ATGATGAGTGTAGAAGCGAAACAGTTTATTCAATTAAAACGTCTACAAGAAACAGTGGAAAGAGTATATGAAAAGGTTCCATTTTATCGTAAGCGGTTTCAAGAACATCACGTAACACCTAATGGTATTCGTAGTTTAGATGATATTCAAAGGCTTCCTTTTACAGAAAAATCGGATTTACGAGATAATTATCCTTTTCATCTTTTTGCCGTACCACGAGAAGAAGTCGTCCGTATTCATGGATCAAGTGGGACAAGTGGAAAGCCAACGGTCGTAGGCTATACAAAAAAAGATATTGAAAATTGGTCTACCATTGTCGCGCGTGCGATTACAATCGCTGGTGGAAGAAAAGGAGATATTTTTCATAATGCTTATGGGTACGGCCTATTTACTGGCGGGCTAGGTTTACACTTCGGTGCAGAACAATTAGGCGTTGCCGTCGTCCCAATATCTGGTGGCAATACAGACCGACAAATTACCGTTATTGAAGATTTTAAACCTCGAGGTATTTGCGGGACACCATCGTATATTTTAAATATTGCCGAACATATGCGAGAAGCGGGAATCGATCCAAAGAAAACAAGTTTGGAATATGGAATCTTTGGGGCAGAACCATGGTCAGAAGAAATGCGAAAAACATTAGAAGAAACGTTCCAAATTAAAGCACTCGATATTTATGGATTAAGCGAAGTGATGGGGCCAGGTATTTCGATAGAATGTCATGAAGCGCAAGATGGCTTGCACGTTGCCGATGATCACTTTTTCATAGAAGTAATCAACCCGAAAACACTTGAACCTGTCGCAGAAGGGGAAGACGGAGAACTTGTTTTTACAAGTTTAACAAAGGAAGCACTCCCGATTATTCGTTATCGTACAGGTGATATTGCGTCCATTACGACAGAACGCTGTATTTGTGGACGAACTTCTACTCGCATGTCCCGTGTAAAAGGACGAATTGACGATATGTTAATTATTCGTGGCGTCAATGTATTTCCTACAGAGATTGAACGTTGCCTACTCCAAATAGACGAACTCGTGCCTCATTATCAAATCCATCTTTCAAAAAAAGGCGTACTAGATCATCTTGAGTTACATGTTGAAATGAACCAAGACATCTATCGCAATCTCTCCAACGATTTAAACCATCCAACCGTCCAAGGACTTCGCAAAAAAATTCAACATGAATTAAAAAACACATGTTTAGTATCGATGAATGTCGTCGTTCAAAAACCAAAAGCAATTCCACGTTCAGAAGGAAAAGCAATTCGACTTATCGACCATCGAATGTAA
- the ilvA gene encoding threonine ammonia-lyase IlvA, producing MEETKTRVSVEDVILAHHTLKGVATKTPLQLNKILSNRYGGNVYLKREDLQVVRSFKLRGAYNMIRNLPKEDLDKGVVCASAGNHAQGVAFSCQALGVQGKIFMPATTPRQKVSQVKMFGADAIEVILTGDTFDDSFNEAMTYCTEQGMTFVHPFDDVKVIAGQGTVGLEIMDEVKEPVDYVFMAIGGGGLASGVGSYIKSISPNTKIIGVEPEGAPSMKRALKEKHPVLLSKIDKFVDGAAVQQVGQRTYEICQDVVDDIVVVPEGKVCTTILNLYNENAIVAEPAGALAISALDFYQDKLKGKTAVCIVSGGNNDISRMQEIKERSLIYEGLKHYFLVSFPQRAGALREFLTEVLGPNDDITRFEYTKKHNKDNGPALVGVELKYKEDYAPLIERLKKKSPNYVEINNDPTLFSLLI from the coding sequence ATGGAAGAAACAAAAACACGTGTTTCGGTAGAAGACGTTATTTTAGCACACCATACATTAAAAGGGGTAGCGACAAAAACACCTTTACAATTAAATAAAATTTTATCTAACCGATATGGCGGTAATGTTTATTTAAAAAGAGAAGATTTACAAGTAGTTCGTTCGTTTAAACTGCGCGGTGCTTATAATATGATTCGGAATTTACCGAAAGAAGATTTAGATAAAGGGGTGGTTTGTGCTAGTGCCGGAAACCATGCACAAGGGGTAGCCTTTTCTTGTCAAGCGTTAGGAGTACAAGGAAAAATCTTTATGCCAGCAACGACTCCGAGACAAAAAGTTTCCCAAGTTAAAATGTTTGGTGCAGATGCGATTGAAGTTATTTTAACAGGAGATACGTTTGATGATTCCTTTAATGAAGCAATGACGTACTGTACCGAACAGGGGATGACGTTTGTACATCCGTTTGACGATGTAAAAGTAATTGCTGGACAAGGAACGGTTGGACTGGAAATTATGGATGAAGTGAAAGAGCCGGTAGACTATGTGTTTATGGCAATCGGTGGCGGTGGTCTTGCGAGCGGTGTAGGAAGTTATATTAAAAGCATTAGCCCGAATACAAAAATCATCGGAGTAGAGCCAGAAGGAGCACCTTCAATGAAACGGGCATTAAAAGAAAAACATCCAGTCTTGTTATCTAAAATTGATAAATTTGTAGATGGTGCTGCTGTACAACAAGTAGGGCAAAGAACATATGAAATTTGTCAAGACGTAGTTGATGATATCGTAGTTGTACCAGAAGGAAAAGTCTGTACGACTATCTTGAATTTATATAATGAAAATGCTATTGTAGCCGAGCCTGCTGGTGCATTAGCAATTTCTGCTCTTGATTTTTATCAAGATAAACTAAAAGGCAAAACAGCTGTTTGTATTGTGAGTGGCGGGAATAATGATATTAGCCGCATGCAAGAAATTAAAGAGCGTTCTTTAATTTATGAAGGATTAAAACATTATTTCTTAGTGAGTTTCCCGCAACGTGCTGGAGCACTTCGTGAATTTTTAACCGAGGTACTTGGTCCAAACGATGACATCACTCGTTTTGAATATACAAAAAAACATAACAAAGATAATGGACCAGCGTTAGTAGGGGTAGAATTAAAATATAAAGAAGATTATGCACCATTAATCGAACGATTGAAGAAAAAATCACCGAATTACGTAGAAATTAATAACGATCCGACATTATTTTCTTTATTAATTTAA
- a CDS encoding DUF418 domain-containing protein → MERLQPIRSQERIEIIDIFRGFSLFGILLANMLWFMYPVYLQSYFGSPNEFTASWTTLDHILKTVVSMFIDGKFITLFSMLFGFGMIIMYERASFRHQSFVPFYLRRLFLLLIFGLIHGYFIWFGDILADYAVIGLFLLLFHRLKGTTLLVISYVLFGLYFSFSVLIQLGMYFLNEPLIIPEKEFTAIHSTIAVHQQGSFVELMKANVAERHYYFGSGGLGYLMHLLTLLPFSAAFFFGAGVAKKKWIQQFKEKQKGFKVVGIITLLTGAFFSWIIPLVTPETPFNLLQYASAPLLTIAYCVFLLFLFEHGNALHVLAAPGRMALTNYIFQSILFTFLYGPFAFGVYGKISYSLALLFGVIFFIIQVIASNWWLNRFRFGPLEWMWRSLTYMKKQPFKK, encoded by the coding sequence TTGGAACGTTTACAACCTATTCGTTCTCAAGAGCGAATTGAAATTATTGATATTTTCCGTGGCTTTTCATTATTTGGTATTTTACTGGCAAACATGCTTTGGTTTATGTATCCCGTGTATTTACAATCATACTTCGGTTCACCTAATGAATTTACTGCCTCCTGGACAACGCTCGATCATATTTTAAAAACGGTCGTATCGATGTTTATTGATGGAAAATTCATTACACTTTTTTCTATGTTGTTTGGTTTTGGCATGATTATCATGTATGAACGTGCTTCCTTCCGACATCAATCATTCGTACCATTTTACTTACGACGATTATTCCTTTTACTTATTTTCGGATTGATTCATGGTTATTTTATTTGGTTTGGTGATATTTTAGCAGATTATGCGGTCATTGGATTGTTTTTACTCCTTTTTCATCGCTTAAAAGGAACAACATTACTCGTTATTTCGTATGTGTTATTTGGACTGTATTTTTCCTTTTCTGTTCTTATTCAACTAGGAATGTATTTTTTAAACGAACCACTTATCATCCCAGAAAAAGAATTCACAGCCATCCATTCCACCATTGCCGTTCACCAACAAGGATCATTCGTGGAGTTGATGAAGGCGAACGTTGCGGAACGTCATTATTACTTCGGCTCCGGTGGTCTTGGATATCTAATGCATCTTCTAACGTTGCTACCATTTTCAGCAGCCTTCTTTTTCGGGGCTGGGGTAGCGAAGAAAAAGTGGATTCAGCAATTTAAAGAAAAACAAAAAGGATTTAAAGTAGTTGGTATCATCACACTGCTGACAGGAGCATTCTTTTCTTGGATTATTCCATTGGTTACGCCAGAAACACCATTTAACCTTTTACAATATGCGAGTGCTCCTTTGTTAACGATTGCCTATTGCGTGTTTTTACTATTTTTATTTGAACACGGAAATGCCCTTCACGTCTTAGCAGCACCAGGACGAATGGCATTAACAAATTACATTTTTCAATCGATTCTCTTTACTTTTTTATATGGACCTTTTGCATTTGGTGTTTACGGGAAAATTAGCTATTCTCTCGCATTATTATTTGGTGTTATTTTCTTTATCATACAAGTAATCGCCAGCAACTGGTGGTTGAATCGTTTTCGTTTTGGTCCATTAGAGTGGATGTGGCGATCCTTAACCTATATGAAAAAACAACCGTTTAAAAAATAA
- a CDS encoding YczE/YyaS/YitT family protein: protein MKKKPSLLPTHSGSFPKRILLFISGLFILSFGIVLMIQAQLGVNPWDVLHIGLSNRTGLSIGVWVQLVGVTIIILTSILAKQWPQIGMIINILCIGFFINILLQLNIIPTVQHFLLQLIVLLVGIMCMGFGIGMYVASNLGPGPRDWLTLVLVKKTGWSIAKIRTIIEGTALILGWISGGPIFIGTFLSVFLIGPFMQLSLQFWLKQLLPPPPQQPYQKQTLN, encoded by the coding sequence ATGAAGAAAAAACCATCTTTACTCCCTACTCATAGTGGTTCCTTTCCGAAGCGCATTTTGTTATTTATAAGTGGGTTGTTTATTTTATCTTTTGGTATTGTGTTAATGATTCAAGCACAATTAGGAGTTAATCCATGGGATGTTTTACATATCGGTCTCAGTAATCGAACAGGTCTATCCATTGGAGTATGGGTACAACTTGTTGGGGTGACCATTATTATATTAACAAGCATACTTGCAAAACAATGGCCACAGATTGGGATGATTATAAACATTTTATGTATTGGCTTTTTTATCAATATCTTGTTACAACTAAACATTATTCCTACTGTGCAACACTTTCTCTTACAACTGATTGTCTTGTTAGTAGGAATTATGTGTATGGGTTTTGGCATTGGCATGTATGTAGCAAGCAACCTTGGACCAGGACCACGAGATTGGCTCACCCTTGTTTTAGTCAAAAAAACGGGTTGGTCAATTGCAAAAATCCGTACCATAATAGAAGGAACCGCCCTCATCCTTGGTTGGATTTCAGGCGGTCCTATTTTTATCGGAACCTTTCTTTCCGTCTTTTTAATCGGTCCGTTTATGCAACTATCCTTGCAATTTTGGCTTAAACAGCTTCTTCCTCCTCCTCCACAACAACCTTATCAGAAACAAACTCTAAACTAA
- a CDS encoding aminopeptidase, with protein MTNLKKYAELVVRLGVNIQKDQTLHINAPLEAAEFVRAVTTRAYKAGAKHVYVNYIDEELARIKFEEAPDEAFLEFPSWKVQGFEQMVEEGAAFLSIHAENPELLKGIDPTRIAAAQKTKGQAMKKFSEAIQTDTVSWCVVSVPTKAWAKHVFPNVSEEEQVDCLWEAIYQTLRVEQDDIVKAWQNHADTLDQKASYLNKKKYKTIHYRAPGTDLKVDLHERHQWLSAGSTDKRGVTFIANLPSEEVFTTPLKTGANGYVTSTKPLNYGGTLIENFTLTFENGKIVDAKAEKGLETLQRLIETDEGSHFLGEIALVPHDSPISNANLIFFNTLFDENASNHLAIGSAYATCLEDGQNMNREELDAHGANDSLIHVDFMIGSREMDIDGITHDGKIEPIFRKGNWAF; from the coding sequence ATGACAAACTTAAAAAAGTACGCTGAACTAGTCGTTCGGTTAGGAGTTAACATTCAAAAAGACCAAACATTACATATTAACGCACCACTTGAAGCAGCGGAATTTGTTCGCGCAGTTACCACTCGAGCTTATAAAGCAGGCGCAAAACATGTGTACGTTAACTATATAGACGAAGAATTAGCACGCATCAAATTTGAAGAAGCACCGGACGAAGCATTTTTAGAATTTCCTTCATGGAAAGTGCAAGGCTTTGAACAAATGGTGGAAGAAGGAGCAGCCTTTTTATCGATTCATGCAGAAAATCCAGAACTATTAAAAGGAATCGATCCAACACGCATTGCTGCTGCACAAAAAACAAAAGGACAAGCGATGAAAAAATTTAGTGAAGCCATCCAAACGGATACCGTTAGTTGGTGTGTTGTTTCTGTTCCAACAAAAGCTTGGGCAAAACACGTTTTCCCAAATGTTAGCGAAGAAGAACAAGTAGATTGTTTATGGGAAGCTATTTATCAAACTTTACGCGTAGAACAAGATGACATCGTAAAAGCTTGGCAAAACCATGCCGACACTTTAGATCAAAAAGCATCCTATTTAAATAAGAAAAAATATAAAACAATTCATTATCGTGCACCTGGAACAGACTTGAAAGTGGACTTACACGAAAGGCACCAATGGTTAAGTGCGGGCAGTACAGATAAACGTGGTGTCACATTTATTGCAAACTTACCATCAGAAGAAGTGTTTACAACACCACTTAAAACGGGTGCGAATGGCTACGTTACAAGTACAAAACCGTTAAACTATGGTGGAACATTAATTGAAAACTTTACATTAACATTTGAAAATGGAAAAATTGTCGATGCAAAAGCAGAAAAAGGGCTTGAAACATTACAACGTTTAATCGAAACAGATGAAGGTTCGCATTTTCTAGGGGAAATCGCCCTCGTTCCACACGACTCTCCCATCTCAAATGCAAATCTTATTTTCTTCAACACGCTATTCGATGAAAACGCATCAAACCATTTAGCTATTGGAAGTGCGTATGCTACTTGTCTAGAAGACGGTCAAAACATGAACCGAGAAGAACTTGATGCCCACGGAGCAAACGACAGCCTTATCCATGTAGACTTCATGATTGGATCAAGGGAAATGGATATCGATGGAATCACACACGACGGCAAAATAGAACCAATCTTCCGCAAAGGAAACTGGGCATTCTAG
- a CDS encoding anti-sigma factor: MHISKEDIRRYVKGETVPDEMKQMEEHLFLCDACLQEYLEIVEQDVHVEIDDCPDALVTSVLQDVNGISQSFEKVYRKREKKQTMKHYIIAASITLVFLTSGLFESVVSTFSTVEQKINNNEPIALEVVDEMKEVLLSLKGGK; the protein is encoded by the coding sequence ATGCATATTTCGAAAGAAGACATTCGTCGTTATGTAAAAGGAGAGACTGTTCCAGATGAAATGAAGCAAATGGAAGAACACCTATTTTTATGTGATGCCTGTTTACAGGAGTACCTAGAAATAGTGGAACAAGATGTACACGTAGAAATTGATGATTGTCCAGATGCACTCGTTACCTCTGTTCTTCAAGATGTAAATGGCATTTCACAATCATTTGAAAAAGTATATCGAAAACGAGAGAAAAAACAGACGATGAAACATTATATCATCGCTGCTTCGATTACGCTTGTATTTTTAACGAGTGGCTTATTTGAAAGTGTCGTTTCTACTTTTTCAACGGTAGAACAAAAAATAAACAATAACGAACCAATTGCATTAGAAGTAGTAGACGAGATGAAAGAAGTTTTATTATCGCTAAAAGGAGGGAAATAA
- a CDS encoding RNA polymerase sigma factor — protein MIDKRTVAQLKEKDEHAIAVWMKQSYRYYYSIVYSIIKHPLDTEDVLQEVFVKILQSIDTFHGDEFKAWSAKIAVHEAIDYKRKLVRVQDSLTRDDAVITFLASEETVEKQVLTEEKRQFILATLRKLPSDYRFYVIDFYLKGLSYEEIAKKRNVEKKNVEMKLYRARSWLRKYWKKEEW, from the coding sequence ATGATTGATAAACGAACTGTTGCACAATTAAAAGAAAAAGATGAACATGCTATCGCTGTTTGGATGAAACAATCGTATCGTTATTATTACTCTATCGTTTATTCAATCATCAAGCATCCTTTAGATACAGAAGACGTGCTGCAAGAAGTGTTTGTTAAAATTTTACAGTCCATTGACACTTTTCATGGAGATGAGTTTAAAGCATGGTCAGCGAAAATAGCCGTTCATGAAGCAATTGATTACAAACGAAAGCTTGTGAGAGTGCAAGATTCATTAACGAGAGATGATGCGGTGATTACTTTTCTTGCATCAGAAGAAACGGTAGAGAAACAAGTGTTAACGGAAGAAAAAAGACAATTTATTTTAGCGACTTTACGAAAACTTCCGTCTGACTACCGGTTTTACGTCATTGATTTTTACTTAAAAGGGTTATCATACGAGGAAATTGCTAAAAAAAGAAACGTAGAAAAAAAGAATGTGGAAATGAAATTATACCGTGCACGGTCATGGTTACGAAAATATTGGAAGAAGGAGGAATGGTGA
- a CDS encoding class I SAM-dependent methyltransferase — MTKVHWDERFNQEEYVYGKEPNVFIQKVGAILARGDVLAIAEGEGRNAVYLATLGHNVTTWDYSQEGLKKTKQLAAEQNVDIQTVCVDLNEAPWKEDKWDHIICVFGHFDKSLRHQTLKQIEKAVKKGGTFICEVYSTEQLNYQTGGPRDIRMLYEPEEFLTVFKDWNIKHFFLGEVVRKEGILHEGTSHVIQFYGVKK, encoded by the coding sequence ATGACAAAAGTGCATTGGGATGAACGGTTTAATCAAGAAGAATATGTGTATGGAAAAGAGCCAAATGTGTTTATTCAAAAGGTAGGCGCTATTTTAGCGAGGGGAGATGTGTTAGCGATTGCAGAAGGGGAAGGACGCAACGCTGTCTATTTGGCGACATTAGGACACAACGTCACAACGTGGGATTATTCTCAAGAAGGCTTAAAAAAAACAAAACAATTGGCTGCTGAACAAAATGTTGATATTCAAACTGTTTGTGTGGATTTGAATGAAGCACCTTGGAAAGAAGACAAGTGGGATCATATCATTTGCGTGTTTGGTCATTTCGACAAATCATTGCGCCATCAAACATTGAAACAGATTGAGAAAGCAGTAAAAAAAGGTGGTACGTTTATTTGTGAAGTATATTCGACCGAACAATTAAACTATCAAACAGGTGGACCAAGAGATATTCGGATGTTATATGAACCAGAAGAATTTTTGACCGTTTTTAAAGATTGGAATATCAAACATTTCTTTTTAGGGGAAGTCGTACGAAAAGAAGGAATATTACATGAAGGAACTTCTCATGTAATTCAATTTTATGGAGTTAAAAAATAG
- a CDS encoding monooxygenase produces MTKKLVQIDFPADGPFGEEMSTAYKELAESIEKEPGLIWKIWTENAETKEAGGVYYFEDEESAKKYVKMHTKRLQSFGISGIRSKMFNVNEKLTAITKGPIQ; encoded by the coding sequence ATGACAAAAAAATTAGTACAAATTGATTTTCCAGCAGATGGTCCATTCGGAGAAGAAATGTCTACTGCTTATAAAGAATTAGCAGAAAGTATTGAAAAAGAACCAGGTCTCATTTGGAAAATATGGACAGAAAATGCAGAAACGAAAGAAGCAGGTGGAGTTTATTATTTCGAAGATGAGGAATCAGCAAAAAAATATGTAAAAATGCATACAAAACGATTACAATCGTTTGGAATTAGTGGAATTCGATCCAAAATGTTTAATGTGAACGAAAAATTAACAGCTATTACGAAGGGCCCAATTCAATAA